A stretch of DNA from Deltaproteobacteria bacterium:
GCTGTGCCTCATGAAAGACGGATTCCCCCTCCGCGGCGACATGAAACCGATCAGTATATCCAAACGAGAGGTATTCCTCTTGCAGGTGGGCATACGCATTGGCGTCTTTGAAGTCGTTCGATTTGGCCCGGATGCTGTGAGAGCGGCCTTGATGAAGGGAGCCGAGGATCTTTGAGGGATTGTATCCGAGTCCTTCAAGCCACTGCAGGTACATCTCAAGGTAGTGGTAGAGGAGGATCGTGTCGGCCTGGTTTATTGTAAGTGCCGGTCCCGCTTTATCCCGGAGCGGCCAGAGCCATTGGCCGTTTAGATCCGCATTTCCGGTTACGGAGGCCCGCCCCCCCTCAATACCGTTATGAGGGATATATCCGCTCCAAACCCCGGGGAGGAGCAGCCTTTTCGTCCTAAGGACGGGTGGTGTTCGGGTCCAATCACAGGCGGTGACGATGTTGGAGCCGTCAAGAACCTCCACCTCGGGAGGCAACGGGGTTTCTCCCCTGAGGGACCGCCGAGCCCCTCGATGATGACCAATAATACCAAGTTCTGAGGCAAGAGAGGCCCTTTGCTGCGGAGGCAGGGTTGCCAAGTGAAGAAAGGCCTGTTGTGTTGTATTGAGGAAGGGGGCTTGAATGCGGTCGATTGTTTTTCCAACTCCGTTGCCAGCCATGAAAAAGGGAAGACCTTCAAAAAGTTCACGGCGGAATCGTTCACTCGTTGTCATGGTTGACTCAGGAGTTGCACCGACCGATTCCAAGCCCTTTCCGACGCCGACGCTGAGCCCCGCCTGTAGCGGTTCTGTGCAGAGGTCGGCGGTAAAGAGCATCAGTCCGGATGACATCCCACGCAGTTGGGCCAAACGATGGAAGAGGCCCATTGCCCCGATCCCAAGGCCAACGGAAGGGAGTGAAAAGAGGAGCCCAACCCCCCATCGTTTGAGAAAACTCTCTTCAGCGGGATGACCGTAACGGATTGTTTGATACAGGATCATGAGGCCTGACATGAGTGAGGAGGCAGCAACGGTTGTAAGGGCGAGCCCTGTGCTACCCGATTTGAGTCCGACTTTCCTAAGTCCTCCCGTTATTTTTCCGGATCCCCACTTCATGCCAACGTGCATTGCACCCGAGATTCCCAGTGTCTCTCCCCATCCCCCCACGGAGCCGATGCGGTCCGTATAGTGAGCCCACCAGGCGTCGTATTCTGTCATGCGATAACGATCAAAGAGAAATGGATTAGCGACCGCTAGTCCCGTTGTCCTTTGGTAATCCCGGTTTGTAGGGATCGGCACAAAGGAATCGGTCGACGAGAGACTACTTGTGGCGCTTGTTGCCCCCACCAACGGCTCCATCGACGGGGGGTAAAATGAGGTTGTGTAAAAAGTGGCTTAACTGGCAAGGGCTGGCGTAAGGGCAAGTCGCATCTTCTTCAGGGCACTGGCCTCGATCTGTCGCGCCCTTTCACGCGTGATACCATAAGAGTTACCGATCTCCTGGAGGGTCATCGGTTTATCTTTCAGAAAACGGTTTTGAATGACAAAGCGCTCACGTTCATTGAGTCCCATGAGGGCGGTTGAGACAGAGGTCTTGGCTTGCAATGAATCTTCCATCGTGACGAACTGGCTTTCCTGATTCTCCTGGGACGGGATGAGATCCAACCGGGTCGACCGGCCCTCTTCACCGAGAGGTTCATCCAGAGAGGTGTCGCGCCCCCTCATTCGCGAATCCATCTCGACGACATCCTCTTCACGCACATTCAGATTTTTAGCGATTGAGAGATACTGCTCCTCCCCCAACTCTTCTCCACGAAGATGTTTGGCAATCGCCCTCTTCGCCTGATTTAGTTTGTAAAACAATTTTCTTTGGGCCTGCGTTGTTCCGATCTTCACGAGGCTCCAGTTCTTGAGGATAAAGTTCTGGATATAGGCCCGAATCCACCAAACGGCGTAGGAGATGAGACGAAATCCCCTGTGCGGATTAAACTTTTTAACCGCCTGCATGAGACCGATATTCCCTTCCTGAATGAGGTCGGCCATCCGGATACCGTATCCGGCATATTCATTGGCGACCTTGACGACGAACCTCAAGTTGGATGTGACAAGCTTGTGGGCCGCTTCGATCTCTCCTTGCTCGTAATAGCGAAGTGCAAGCTCCCTCTCCTCCTGCTGTGAGAGTAGAGGAAATCTGTTGATCTCAACGAGATACGAGGCAAGCGATCCTTGTGGAACCGGTAAATTGCTCATAATTTGAACTGTGAATCTACTCTATTCATAGGAGGGCCGTCTGTCAAGGGAGGGGGTGGCGGCCTAAGGCATCTTGACACTCGTGGAACGGATCGCTAAACATCCGTCCAAAATCATTTATATTTTTTAAAAAGAGGAGAGACGATCGATGAGGCGAAAACTAGTCATCTTCTGGGGATTGGGAATGGGGCTTTTGGGGCTCCTCGTAGGGGGACTACTCAAGGATCATTTTCAGGCAACCTCCTCGGCCGAGGCGGTGGAATACGCCAGACCCGTCCAACCGGTTGGACTTTTTGGAGGAACGGCTTCTCCCACAGGACTTCCCTCATTTGCAGAGCTTGCTGACAAGGTGAGCCCCTCGGTTGTGAACATCAGTACAACGAAGAAGGTCCAGCGGCAGGCGACCCCCCGTGGTTTTCGGGGACCTGGACCCCAGGATCCGTTTGATGATTTTTTTGACCGGTTTTTTCAGGGGCCAGGACCGGGACCGTCTGAGCGTCCGCAGAGGAGTCTTGGTTCCGGTTTCATCTTCGGCGCCGATGGGCATATCATTACGAATAACCATGTCATTGAAGGGGCGGATGAGATTCAGGTCCAGCTGACGGATAAACGAAAATTTGATGCCGAAATTATCGGAACCGATCCCAAGACCGATCTGGCGGTCATTAAAATCAAGGCCAAGGAGCTCCCCGCGGTCGTCTTGGGTGATTCCAATCAGCTTCATGTGGGAGATTGGGTCATGGCAGTTGGAAATCCGTTTGGACTCGATCACACCGTGACGGCAGGAATTGTTTCCGCGAAGGGAAGGGTGATCGGGGCGGGCCCTTATGATGATTTCATCCAGACCGATGCCTCGATTAACCCTGGAAATTCGGGTGGTCCGTTGTTTAATCTCAAGGGTGAAGTGGTTGGGGTGAACTCCGCCATTGTTGCAGCCGCCCAGGGAATCGGTTTTGCGATCCCGATCAACATGGCGAAAGAGCTGGTTCCCCAATTGGTCAAGAGTGGAAAGGTGACCCGGGCCTGGCTGGGTGTTGGTATTCAGGAATTAACCCCGGAATTGGCGGAATCGTTCGGACTCAAGGAGCCAAAGGGGGCGCTTGTCGGGAACGTCTTCCCCAATAGTCCGGCGGACAAGGCGGGACTTAAGGCCGGTGATATTGTCACCGAATTCGACGGGAACAAGATTTTGGATTCTCATGCACTGCCAAACCTTGTAGCGCATCTCCCGGTCGGCAAGGAATCGATCATGAAAGTTCTGCGTGATGGCAAAGAAAAAGAGCTTAAGGTCAAGCTGGGTGAGATGGAGGAGGGAGAGAAGCAGGCGGCGGAGTCAACCTCCACAACCTCGGGTGAACTTGGATTGGCGGTCCGCGATCTGACTCCTGAGGAGATGAGGGAGGTCGGTGTGAAGGAGGGGGTTCTTGTGATGGGGGTCGAGGGAGGCAGTTCTGCTGACTTTGGAGGGATCCAGCGAGGGGATATTCTGCTTTCTCTAAACAACGTAAAGATTGTGAAGAGCTCTGACTTTGAGAGGGAATCGAAAAAGATCAAGAAGGGGCAGATCGTCCGCCTGCACATTAAAAGAGACGATACGACGATCTTTTTAGCGTTTTCGAAGTAGCTTTTTCTCGAGAAGAAATTTCTCAATACGAAGATTCACGAGCTCGGGCTGCTCCACAAGAGCGGCGTGGGTTGCCTTATGGATCATGAGGATCTCGGAATTCGGGATCAGGCGATGCATCTTTTTGGAGATCCAGGCAGGGGTGAACTGATCGAGTTCACCGCCTAAAATCAGCGTGGGGACCTTGATCTTTTTGAGAATATCATCGGCGCTGTTCTCCTGGGAGCTCTTGAGGAGGGTCGGGAAGAGAAGCGGATCACGGCTCAAGACGTGCTCAATGTATTGTTCGGCATATTTTCGTTCAATCATTCCGGTATTCATCACCTTCAAAAGCCCACCCGCCCAGAAGGAGAGCGGATTGGCAAGAAAGAAGCGGCTGATCGCGGTCGCCTGTTTGGGAAACTGTGTCCCCAGGAAATAGACCAGTCGGAAGATGAGCGGCGAGAATCTGAGGTTGAAGAAGCTGTCCATCGGGTGGCCTGGGTAGCCAAAACAGGAGATCATCCCCGCGACCCGTTTCGGATGGCGACGATAAAACTCGAACATCACCTGGCTCCCCATGCTGTGTCCTGCAAAGATCGCCTTTTTGATCTTCAGTGCCTCCAGGACTGCCTCCAGATCCTTGACGAGCGCCTGGATTGAATAGTTCTTGGTATGCTCGTTGAGCGAGGACTGCCCATGTCCGCGGTAATCCCAGGTGACGACCTGTTGAAACTGTTCAAAATGCTTTTCAAGGTAGACCCAAAAAAAAGTGGAGACGGAGAGGCCATTACAGCAAACAATAGGCGGAGATCCCTGCCCCACCGATTGAAAATGGATCTTCGTGCCGTCAAAGCTCGTGGCAAACCCCTCCTTGAGGCGCGATAGCTGGTAGAGTTTGAGGTTTCTTTTCTCCGAGATTTTGTCGGTGCCCATGTCTCTTCACTAGAGAAAACTGAGTAGAAAGGCAATAACAGAAGGGCACCTCAAAAACTACCCATCTGCTGTGTTGCCCGCTTCGTCCGCGTCCTCACGTACCACGAAAGTACGCTCCGGTCGCAGCCTTGCGGGCGCCTTGCATCTGGGCCGTTTTTCGAGGTGCCCGAAGCAGACGTTCTATTATTTTTGCGTGGTCCATTAACGAGGGAGCGACATGAGATACTGCAAAGTTCGTCCATTGAAGGTAGGGCCTACCCTTGCGACAAAACGGTGGAGGTTGTTGTATCGGGCCAGCGCAGCCGGTGTGAGAGACGGGACGATCAGCCCCCGGTCATTCACAAGGACCTGCCCCGTCATATTATCGAGTCGGATCTCGACAACGGTTGTTCCATCCGGACGAGGGGGTTGCGAGATCCCTTCCTTGCTCAATCGATCGATCTCGGGGGCGTCCTGGACAAAGTCGGTGATTTGCCCGTTTCGATCGATCAACGCAAAGAGCCTTACGTGGCCCATCCCCATGCCGATCTCTCGGCCCTCGGCGGTTTGATAGTAGACAGCTTCCGCCTTCTTGGCGGCCTCGGAAAAGAGCATCTCCAGATTATGACGATCGATCGGTGAACCCCGGTCTCCCAGTTTGCGGAGGTAGGGATCAATGCCATTTTTATGGAGCTGTGACTCTGCCTGGGTCCTCAAGTCGTCAAACTGCTGATACGGATCGCCGTCAATTAAACCCTCCATCGTAACGAGCGTATAAACGCGGGGCTGGACCAACCGATCACCCGGGTTAGAGAGTATAATCGTCTCTGCTACGCTGATCTCACGCCAGTGGTCCTCCCCCTCACGTCGATATTCATAACATCGCTCTTGCTCGTTAAACCGGATCTCAAGACCGGCCTCATTTTTTACAACCGTTCCATCGTGTGGGATGATGACCCCCTGTCCGGCGGTTGTGAATCCACCATACAGGACGCCGAATGGTTGCCGGGTTCGAACGGGGCCCGGGGTCTGTTTTGTCACCGGAGCGACCGGTTCAGCTTTGCCAAATATTCTCCATCTCTTTTCATGGACCAAGCGATCGTACTCTCGAAACGCCTCCAATGACTCGATCCTGGTCGGGTCGATTCGTTTGACTGCTGGGTCATAGGCCTTCATCAGTTCATCCTTGAAACTGCTTCCCTCAAGATCAACGCTCTCTATAATGTCATTGGCGAGGAGTGAGAGATCTCCCCTATCGACAGCTGCCTGTAGACCGTCAGCGATTCTTCTCTCACGGATCGTGAGGCGTTCAGATATTTTGGAGGATGCCAACGAATGTCCATTACTTGCTCTTTTCAAAACGACACTTACTTCGTGCCCATCAGGAAGTTCCAAGGTGTATAAGAGCTCAACATCGGGGGCATATTCTTGAAGAAATTGGATAAATTTGGGATCCACATTACCCAAGACCTCGATCGTGGCCCCCTGAAACAGCCCCTGATTGATCGCCCGCTGATATTTTAACGCCTGGTTCTTGACCTGCTCTGTTGAGCCCGCATTCCACTGCCTGTAGTCCTTGATTTCCCAGATATGTCCATCGAGTGGTACATCTTGTTCTATTGCGGAGGTCATTTCTACTCGTCTTCCATTTCGAAGCCCTGTAAAAGTGACCTTGAGGTCTCTTTGTGCAACAGCCTCCTGTGCTGGAGCTGATGCAGGATGTATCTGTGCCTGCCTGGTGAGTTCTGAGAGGGTCCCTTTAAGGTTGTTATAGGCCCCAACGAGGAATAACTTATTGCCTGTTGCCTTCGCCTTTCTAACACTTCCCATTGCCTCCCCAACCGCCTTAATAACCTTCTGTTGGGCACCGGGGAGTGTGATGCATTGACGATAGGCTGCAAACAGATCCTCATCAATGATCCCTTCCTGTCTCAAGAATTCGAGTTCGCCCATCGTCTTCCATGGAGCTGCGGCAGGATCCCCCTCCTCAGTGATCCTCTTCGCCTTTGCTTCTTTAAGACGGGTACCGAGTGTTTTGCTCAGTAAGGAGAGTGACCGACCAAGCTCTTCACCCTCTTCGGTTTTGGACCTTTCCCTGAGGGCAGTTGCCTGGGCCAAAAGTGAGGAATCCCCCACTTTTTTGGCCTGTTCTACAAGGTTATCCGCCCACCTAAAATGTTTTCCATTACTTGAAGGGGCACTTTGAGTGGGAGGAGGTGGTGAAGCTGCTTGCCTTCGGTGGGCAACAATAAGATTCCCTTTTACAGCCCCTTCTACCTGTCGGAGTTCCACATCGAAGCCAAGTTTACGGAGGTATTCAACACGAGCCGAATCCAACTCTCGCATTGCGGCATAACCTTCTCTCCTTTTGGCCTCGTCAGGATGCGAGGTCCAGTCAGATTTTCGTGTCAGTTCTTTCCATCGGGCTGGTTCTATCCCGTACATTTGAGGCCCCAGCGGGGAATTTTGAGCATGGCCTTGACAGCAGGTCACAATGAAGAGGGCAGGGGAATTCGGATTTTGAGCCCATTGTTGGATAATATGATCGACCAGATCGCCACAGGGATGTTTGGCAACCCAAAGTCCATCAGGGATCTTTTCTGCCCGGATATCAAAAGGCCTTGTCTCTAGATTCTGTCCTAGTCTGCGATTAAGGGCGCGGGCATAGCTTAATTGGTCACGATCGAAATCCAAGACGGTTCCCCGACTCGTTCTAAAACTTTCAACAAGGACGCGTGAGACATCCCCCGCCCCACCAGCGATGTCGACAAATGTTTGTCCCTCTGGACTGATACCGAGCCTCTCAAGGTGCGACTTAACTATTTCATAGAGCTGAGTTAGTTCCTTTTGCTTCCTTTCATAAAATCGATTTTGCTTGTCTTGAAGGCCCGCCCCTTTCCAGGCAGCCTGTTTTTGTTCCGGTGAGAGCCTGTTTGTTAAGAGATCATGATTCTTGCTGTCCTTAAACCAAGGGGCGTCCTTTAACTTTCCTTCTGAGAAAAGCTCGGCAGGGGACTTCCCTTTGAATTTTCTGGCGATCTCTGCAAGGTATTCTGGTCTAAGATTTTCTGCGGTCAGGAGACTTAGGGCAAATTCCCTTTGTTCGGCTGTCATGAGCTGGGGATTTCCCCATATTTCTCCCCAATATCTCGAGTAATGAATGGTGCGTCGTTTTTCAACGATGAGTCTGTCAATCAATAGATCCGCAACACGTCGGATACCCCCCCCTTCGATTCGGGGGTTTTTAACCTTTCCTGCCTCCCTCATTTTTTGGAGGTTGGTGCTGGCCTCTTCGTGAACCTGCCCCCGGGCGTCGACCGTGAAAGAGCGTTGGTCGCCCATTAAAAAGGCCCGCTGACCCCAGTAGGTGGTGTCATTCATCGGTGGGGCATATCGACCGGTGTAGGCGGTGTAGAGGCCAAATTTTCCGGTAGGCCCATAGGTTCCACCGATAATGTACATGACACTCGTGTCTCTTTTCTCTCCATTGACGAGGTAGACCTTCTCAGTCCTTCCTCCACTGGTGCGATCAGCAACAATGACATGTCCTCCCGGAGGAACCTGTGAAATTTCAACGACACCATCTTTCCCAATCGGCTCTTCAAAGATTACCTGAACAACCACACGACCCCCCGCGACGGAAGGTCCTACCTTAGCGCCATCAGCCACCTCATCACTCTGCATGATTCGCACCTTGGCGTTCTTTCCGTTAACAGTGGCTGTGAACTCTGTCCCTGGTGGTAGCTCTCCACGATAGGCCCGCTCAAGAACTGTTTCCGAGAAGGAGAGGAGCTGTCCACTATTTTGAAAGACCCTCTCCTGACCAAAGGTGAAATTGGAGCCAAGATCGACCTCTGAAAGGTGGGCCTCAAGATGGGATCGAATATCACTCCCTTCTGTGTTGCCTGATACGAGGTCGTGATATTTATAATTTGACCTAATCAGTTGTTGGCGTTCAGCAATTTTTGCCTTCTGCCCCCTCTCAAGACTTGTTAGCTGTTCTGTTTCGGTTGCAGAAATCGTCCCTTGCCGTTTGAGGCTTGAGAGACGATCGTATTCACTTAATTCTTGATTTAGGCGTGCTAGTTCTGCCCTGTAAAATGAACCGGCTCTTTCTGTAGTTCTTGCCTCAGACGCCGCTGGTCCGGTGCGAGCCCGATACACCCTCACTTGGGATTCGCGTGGGTTGTCTGAACCAAAATGGGTTGCAGTGAATAGATCGTTTTTTTCCGGATTGTGGAAGAGTGGGCGTGTGGAGGTTGGAAGTCGCTTTCCATCGGGGGTTTGATTCAAATTTTCCGGGTTCGATAATTGGAGGCGGCTTCCAACAAGGAGGTCGAGGGTTGGGCTGCCGTCTTCCCCGCGGGTGCCAGAATGGATAAGAATGAGTATTTTTTCAGGATGATCAATTAACTCCCGACCAACCCTGCCTTCAAAGGGGCCGCGATGAGGCCAACTGCTCCCAATCAGGATATCTCCATCCTTGGCTGCCTCAACAGCCTCCTTTCGTTGAACATCAGGCGGAAAGGCTATCCTCCCATCCCCGGCATATTGATAATTATCCGTCGCCTGAATCTGGAGCGAGAGCCCCCTCTCTCTTAACGCCTCACTGGCCGCAAGACGTCGGTTTAGGGCCCTTGTTAGACGACCGTCTCCTGCCGCGATTTCAACAAGTCTTGGAGGCCGTCCCTGTTGGGTATGAAAATCAAGGATCTGCCGTTCAAGATAAGTTGCCATCGCGTCTAACAACTCCTTGGTGTAGATTTGGTAAACCGGTTGAGCCCCCGCTATTTCGGGGGGGAGTCTTAAATTGTTACCTACATCATAGAGAGTGACCCCCGAGAATTTCCATCGCCAGAAGGTGTCATACATCGCGGTGACCTCGGCATGGGTCGGTTCCCTTCCGAGTTCACCTCGTAAAAACTGATTGAGGAGGACGACCGGGTCTTTGTCGGGGAAGCGGCTTCTCAGTTCCGGCCCAAACGGGAGCGCCTTCAGGATCCTCTCTGTCTCCTCCCGGATCACCTGATCCCGGAACGGGCCTGGCCTTTGGGCGAGTGCTGTCCTCACTGCCTCCCTCTCGGCGACCGGTATTCGGGCGAGATCTCGCCTCAGCTGGTCAATGAAGGCTGTTCTCTTTTGGTCGAGTTTCTGGAGCTCAGGGTCTTGCAGAATTTTTCTCTCACCGGCGGTCAACGGTTCAATGCCGCCCTCTCTCTTGATAACGGCTCGGTCATACTCCGCGAGTTGGGCGTTATATCCTTCTAGAATCAGACGAGAGGTGTGGGATTTTCGTGGGTCATGATCGACTCGGGCGAGATCAATTGGCTCTTTCGCCTCATCGGATGGGAGCCACCTGTCTTTCCTCTTCTTAAGTTCCTGCGCGTTTGCATAAAAATCCCCTGCCTCTTGAAGTGCCCCTTTTTCTCGCGCAACGGCTGCCTGGAGTTCACTCTTCTGCCCCCCTTCCGGTGCGAGTCCCTCAAGGGCAGAGAGGATCGCGACTTTTCTTTTCTGAAGCGTCAAAAGTCTCTTGAAGGTCGGATCGAGGAGGGCCAACTGGTCATTCTCAAGTTTCTCGACATCCCCGGCCCCTTTCACGCCGATCGTCCGGAGCCCCCTTAGCGCCCCTCCCGTCTCCTGTTGGATTGCTTGAAGCCTCTTGAGATGATGTTTGACCGTTCTATCGTTGACCCAGCCACCGATCGGTTGAAAGGCGGGGGAGGCGGCATGATGGCCAAGTTTCAAGGCCCCCAGAAAGAGCGCCCGGTTGTACGTCCCTTCCCAGGACCAGACCTGTTCGGCCACCTTTTCAAAGTCGATCTCCCCATCGAGTGACTGACGACCTATCCCCTCCACCTCTTCCCAGGCCGTAAAGGCGACGAGGTCACCCAGATATTCGCCGATCTTCTCCAGGACCTTCCCTTCAGGACCCAATTTCTTGAGTCGTTTGGCGAGTCGTGGTGAAAGCAGGAGTGCCTTTTCGAATCCCTTTTGTTTAAGACCTTCTATTGCCCCCCTGGATATCTTGCTGACCTTTCTGAGATACGCGAGCATCGGTGCCGCAAACGCGATGTCGATTAATGTCTCAGCCGTTAGTTGACCAACCGTTGTCTCTCCGTTCAGGATCTTTGTGGGACTGATCTCTCCGGAAAGTGCCTTTTCGGTCACGACGAACGCGGTTCCTTCAATGAGTGCGAGGGTTGCCTTTCCAAGCAGTGAACCCTCGAGATACGGGGCAACGGTACTCGCGACGAGGCCACCCGTCATGCCGGCGACGATCACGATCGCGACCCCTTTTGCGAGCTCCCGAACCACATCATGTTCCTGATAGGCCTTAAGGTAGGCGAAGAGATCTTTGTAGAATTCGGATCCTGAGAGCTCGGCGAACAGTTTCTGCGCCTCCTCGACATTC
This window harbors:
- a CDS encoding alpha/beta hydrolase, with product MGTDKISEKRNLKLYQLSRLKEGFATSFDGTKIHFQSVGQGSPPIVCCNGLSVSTFFWVYLEKHFEQFQQVVTWDYRGHGQSSLNEHTKNYSIQALVKDLEAVLEALKIKKAIFAGHSMGSQVMFEFYRRHPKRVAGMISCFGYPGHPMDSFFNLRFSPLIFRLVYFLGTQFPKQATAISRFFLANPLSFWAGGLLKVMNTGMIERKYAEQYIEHVLSRDPLLFPTLLKSSQENSADDILKKIKVPTLILGGELDQFTPAWISKKMHRLIPNSEILMIHKATHAALVEQPELVNLRIEKFLLEKKLLRKR
- the rpoH gene encoding RNA polymerase sigma factor RpoH gives rise to the protein MSNLPVPQGSLASYLVEINRFPLLSQQEERELALRYYEQGEIEAAHKLVTSNLRFVVKVANEYAGYGIRMADLIQEGNIGLMQAVKKFNPHRGFRLISYAVWWIRAYIQNFILKNWSLVKIGTTQAQRKLFYKLNQAKRAIAKHLRGEELGEEQYLSIAKNLNVREEDVVEMDSRMRGRDTSLDEPLGEEGRSTRLDLIPSQENQESQFVTMEDSLQAKTSVSTALMGLNERERFVIQNRFLKDKPMTLQEIGNSYGITRERARQIEASALKKMRLALTPALAS
- a CDS encoding methyltransferase; protein product: MAGRIKTGTEGTNLRSTTDLSLQEAGRSETVSPANAEPQKSSPPSTCYISFGPPKPPQPTGKLSPSEILRQAKKLRDRLSNLQNSPSQTFNDFLKNFAPFEETKALATIAYWNTNPGNLAQIEQAILFLEEYERLLIAGERLRQEFPQGIRNDPTFQKIEQEDPEAAKRLEAAFYLMRGQMISVRPGTEPTPLFPPTYEGIYETLFQFTNADFKKFLDRASAEQGIGLHYEDFGFTFIVNNSCEPAPEPKKPSHTAPKRKDSKVEAAGREIPEVESRQKIFETTARLIGARQLAKILEAENPPALSLADLGKIRVGLEEELSSLMKELPPFLTAEQLRKIKNDLDYWMRSLKSHYHLFLPRDFAGVPLHEKIPLTPQTKELLTRISGETARLEAFLLTQRLQKEKEEISELGMEPSVRHRLNLKLSQLLKLGREGEPSDIPALASQIMTGIDRNTLRLSIARQIEAFSDPDGVIQRGYRDWKFLYGDYGPGMHPKNFEYAVSLLQQCDKYLAEGNVEEAQKLFAELSGSEFYKDLFAYLKAYQEHDVVRELAKGVAIVIVAGMTGGLVASTVAPYLEGSLLGKATLALIEGTAFVVTEKALSGEISPTKILNGETTVGQLTAETLIDIAFAAPMLAYLRKVSKISRGAIEGLKQKGFEKALLLSPRLAKRLKKLGPEGKVLEKIGEYLGDLVAFTAWEEVEGIGRQSLDGEIDFEKVAEQVWSWEGTYNRALFLGALKLGHHAASPAFQPIGGWVNDRTVKHHLKRLQAIQQETGGALRGLRTIGVKGAGDVEKLENDQLALLDPTFKRLLTLQKRKVAILSALEGLAPEGGQKSELQAAVAREKGALQEAGDFYANAQELKKRKDRWLPSDEAKEPIDLARVDHDPRKSHTSRLILEGYNAQLAEYDRAVIKREGGIEPLTAGERKILQDPELQKLDQKRTAFIDQLRRDLARIPVAEREAVRTALAQRPGPFRDQVIREETERILKALPFGPELRSRFPDKDPVVLLNQFLRGELGREPTHAEVTAMYDTFWRWKFSGVTLYDVGNNLRLPPEIAGAQPVYQIYTKELLDAMATYLERQILDFHTQQGRPPRLVEIAAGDGRLTRALNRRLAASEALRERGLSLQIQATDNYQYAGDGRIAFPPDVQRKEAVEAAKDGDILIGSSWPHRGPFEGRVGRELIDHPEKILILIHSGTRGEDGSPTLDLLVGSRLQLSNPENLNQTPDGKRLPTSTRPLFHNPEKNDLFTATHFGSDNPRESQVRVYRARTGPAASEARTTERAGSFYRAELARLNQELSEYDRLSSLKRQGTISATETEQLTSLERGQKAKIAERQQLIRSNYKYHDLVSGNTEGSDIRSHLEAHLSEVDLGSNFTFGQERVFQNSGQLLSFSETVLERAYRGELPPGTEFTATVNGKNAKVRIMQSDEVADGAKVGPSVAGGRVVVQVIFEEPIGKDGVVEISQVPPGGHVIVADRTSGGRTEKVYLVNGEKRDTSVMYIIGGTYGPTGKFGLYTAYTGRYAPPMNDTTYWGQRAFLMGDQRSFTVDARGQVHEEASTNLQKMREAGKVKNPRIEGGGIRRVADLLIDRLIVEKRRTIHYSRYWGEIWGNPQLMTAEQREFALSLLTAENLRPEYLAEIARKFKGKSPAELFSEGKLKDAPWFKDSKNHDLLTNRLSPEQKQAAWKGAGLQDKQNRFYERKQKELTQLYEIVKSHLERLGISPEGQTFVDIAGGAGDVSRVLVESFRTSRGTVLDFDRDQLSYARALNRRLGQNLETRPFDIRAEKIPDGLWVAKHPCGDLVDHIIQQWAQNPNSPALFIVTCCQGHAQNSPLGPQMYGIEPARWKELTRKSDWTSHPDEAKRREGYAAMRELDSARVEYLRKLGFDVELRQVEGAVKGNLIVAHRRQAASPPPPTQSAPSSNGKHFRWADNLVEQAKKVGDSSLLAQATALRERSKTEEGEELGRSLSLLSKTLGTRLKEAKAKRITEEGDPAAAPWKTMGELEFLRQEGIIDEDLFAAYRQCITLPGAQQKVIKAVGEAMGSVRKAKATGNKLFLVGAYNNLKGTLSELTRQAQIHPASAPAQEAVAQRDLKVTFTGLRNGRRVEMTSAIEQDVPLDGHIWEIKDYRQWNAGSTEQVKNQALKYQRAINQGLFQGATIEVLGNVDPKFIQFLQEYAPDVELLYTLELPDGHEVSVVLKRASNGHSLASSKISERLTIRERRIADGLQAAVDRGDLSLLANDIIESVDLEGSSFKDELMKAYDPAVKRIDPTRIESLEAFREYDRLVHEKRWRIFGKAEPVAPVTKQTPGPVRTRQPFGVLYGGFTTAGQGVIIPHDGTVVKNEAGLEIRFNEQERCYEYRREGEDHWREISVAETIILSNPGDRLVQPRVYTLVTMEGLIDGDPYQQFDDLRTQAESQLHKNGIDPYLRKLGDRGSPIDRHNLEMLFSEAAKKAEAVYYQTAEGREIGMGMGHVRLFALIDRNGQITDFVQDAPEIDRLSKEGISQPPRPDGTTVVEIRLDNMTGQVLVNDRGLIVPSLTPAALARYNNLHRFVARVGPTFNGRTLQYLMSLPR
- a CDS encoding DegQ family serine endoprotease — protein: MRRKLVIFWGLGMGLLGLLVGGLLKDHFQATSSAEAVEYARPVQPVGLFGGTASPTGLPSFAELADKVSPSVVNISTTKKVQRQATPRGFRGPGPQDPFDDFFDRFFQGPGPGPSERPQRSLGSGFIFGADGHIITNNHVIEGADEIQVQLTDKRKFDAEIIGTDPKTDLAVIKIKAKELPAVVLGDSNQLHVGDWVMAVGNPFGLDHTVTAGIVSAKGRVIGAGPYDDFIQTDASINPGNSGGPLFNLKGEVVGVNSAIVAAAQGIGFAIPINMAKELVPQLVKSGKVTRAWLGVGIQELTPELAESFGLKEPKGALVGNVFPNSPADKAGLKAGDIVTEFDGNKILDSHALPNLVAHLPVGKESIMKVLRDGKEKELKVKLGEMEEGEKQAAESTSTTSGELGLAVRDLTPEEMREVGVKEGVLVMGVEGGSSADFGGIQRGDILLSLNNVKIVKSSDFERESKKIKKGQIVRLHIKRDDTTIFLAFSK